A part of Desulfotomaculum nigrificans DSM 574 genomic DNA contains:
- a CDS encoding ABC1 kinase family protein produces MPLSRRYKHLKRYQEITNVLLKHGLGHVLDQLRLTEFLSVPGKVFFKREPETKQVSIAERVRLALQELGPAFIKVGQILSTRPDLIPANYIKELAKLQDKVSTFDFEMAKQQIEMELGQPLEELFTWFDPEPLAAASIGQVYQALLPGGEKVIVKVQRPDIEKIINIDLEIMYDIARFLEGRLSWAETYSLVEIVAEFDRTLHEELDYHAEGRNADTFRKNFAGVPDVYIPFVYWQYSTKKVLTLEYVAGVKLTDREELAHYGINPSAVARKVTQAVLKQILIDGFFHGDPHPGNLAALPDGRIIFMDFGMVGFLTEENKIKIGNLVLALTRKSTNAVMRSVLELGVVPRSADKNLLYRDIDVLRRKYYEIPLSQINLGEALNDIMGVAFKHHIRVPSEFSLMVKTLVTLEGVVEALDPDISIIKIAEPFSRKLFMERLSFQALSKTLWKNLREFGGNLSLLHKQISEVLALTTEGQLKINYYFPQADAILTRLNGMINRLAFSIVITGLVIGCAFLARKGVPLYGHYSLADVGFLLAGLTGFWFLISILRSGGL; encoded by the coding sequence ATGCCCCTAAGTCGACGGTATAAACATTTAAAGCGCTACCAGGAGATCACCAACGTTTTACTAAAACACGGCCTGGGCCATGTGCTGGACCAACTAAGGTTAACCGAATTCCTGTCGGTTCCCGGTAAAGTGTTTTTCAAGCGGGAACCTGAAACAAAACAAGTTTCTATAGCTGAGAGAGTCCGCCTAGCCCTGCAGGAATTGGGACCTGCTTTTATTAAAGTGGGCCAAATTCTTAGTACCCGGCCCGACTTAATCCCCGCCAACTACATCAAGGAACTGGCAAAACTTCAGGACAAGGTATCTACCTTTGATTTTGAGATGGCCAAACAGCAGATTGAAATGGAACTGGGGCAACCGCTGGAGGAGCTGTTTACCTGGTTTGACCCTGAACCCCTGGCCGCCGCCTCTATTGGCCAGGTCTACCAGGCCCTGCTGCCGGGCGGTGAAAAGGTAATTGTGAAAGTTCAGCGGCCGGACATTGAAAAGATTATCAACATTGATTTGGAAATTATGTACGATATAGCACGCTTTCTGGAAGGTCGGCTGAGCTGGGCCGAAACATACAGCCTGGTGGAAATAGTAGCCGAATTTGACCGTACCTTACACGAAGAGTTGGATTATCACGCTGAGGGACGTAATGCTGATACCTTTAGAAAAAACTTCGCCGGTGTTCCTGATGTATATATCCCTTTTGTATACTGGCAGTATTCCACCAAAAAGGTTTTGACCCTGGAGTACGTAGCAGGGGTTAAGCTGACTGATCGAGAGGAATTAGCACATTACGGTATAAATCCTTCGGCAGTGGCCAGAAAGGTGACCCAGGCAGTATTAAAACAAATTCTCATAGATGGTTTCTTTCACGGCGACCCGCATCCGGGTAATCTGGCCGCCCTGCCGGATGGTCGAATTATCTTTATGGACTTCGGCATGGTGGGGTTTTTAACGGAAGAAAATAAAATTAAAATTGGTAATCTGGTGCTGGCCTTAACTCGTAAAAGCACCAATGCGGTCATGAGATCCGTTCTGGAGCTGGGTGTGGTACCAAGAAGCGCAGACAAAAATCTTCTTTATCGGGATATTGACGTTTTAAGAAGAAAGTACTATGAGATTCCTTTAAGTCAAATAAATCTTGGTGAGGCCCTCAATGACATTATGGGGGTAGCCTTTAAACATCATATCCGGGTACCGTCGGAATTCTCACTTATGGTAAAAACACTGGTCACCCTGGAAGGGGTAGTGGAAGCCCTGGATCCAGACATCAGCATAATTAAAATTGCCGAGCCTTTCAGTAGAAAGCTGTTTATGGAACGGCTGTCCTTTCAGGCTTTATCCAAAACATTGTGGAAAAACCTGCGGGAGTTCGGTGGTAACCTGTCCCTTTTACATAAACAAATCAGCGAAGTTCTAGCTCTAACCACTGAGGGCCAATTAAAAATAAATTATTATTTTCCCCAGGCTGATGCCATCCTGACCAGGTTAAACGGCATGATTAACCGTCTGGCCTTTAGTATTGTAATAACTGGTTTAGTAATCGGCTGTGCTTTTCTGGCCCGCAAGGGTGTACCTTTATACGGTCATTATTCTTTGGCCGACGTTGGATTTTTATTGGCCGGGCTGACAGGATTTTGGTTCCTTATCTCCATCCTGCGTTCAGGGGGGTTATGA
- a CDS encoding type II toxin-antitoxin system VapC family toxin, which translates to MKVVFDTNIIIDHLKGSAQAREQLKNIEGGVFEGYISTVTIMELLSAPKISEQRYQAIRSLLEIFEHIDVDRKIAATAGRLLSKYHSSHGLEPMDALIGATALVNEAVLFTLNKKHFRFIEGLVSINPYLTD; encoded by the coding sequence ATGAAAGTAGTTTTTGATACCAATATCATAATAGACCACTTAAAAGGTTCTGCCCAGGCACGAGAGCAGCTTAAGAATATTGAAGGGGGTGTTTTTGAAGGTTATATTTCTACAGTTACTATAATGGAACTCCTGTCAGCACCAAAGATATCCGAGCAACGATATCAAGCAATTAGGAGTTTGCTTGAAATATTTGAGCACATAGATGTGGATAGGAAAATTGCTGCGACGGCAGGTAGACTCTTATCAAAGTATCATTCCTCACACGGCCTGGAACCTATGGATGCCCTTATTGGAGCAACAGCCTTAGTTAATGAAGCGGTGTTATTCACCCTTAACAAAAAGCATTTTAGGTTTATTGAAGGTTTGGTAAGCATAAATCCATATCTAACAGATTAG
- a CDS encoding AbrB/MazE/SpoVT family DNA-binding domain-containing protein, with protein sequence MYNVKVSSRGQIVIPVEARNRLNLKEGDTLSVYIEGEKIILKTKVAKTNKGIVDQTFGLLSDLDYDLKEYVDQLRKDSGRRLNTNESSF encoded by the coding sequence ATGTATAATGTCAAGGTTTCTTCCAGGGGGCAAATCGTAATACCTGTCGAGGCTAGAAATAGGCTTAACCTGAAAGAGGGGGACACGCTTTCTGTTTATATTGAGGGTGAAAAGATTATTTTAAAAACGAAGGTGGCTAAAACCAATAAGGGCATTGTAGATCAGACATTTGGACTACTTTCAGACTTGGACTACGATCTAAAAGAATATGTTGACCAACTCCGCAAAGATTCTGGAAGAAGGTTAAATACAAATGAAAGTAGTTTTTGA
- a CDS encoding DUF5348 domain-containing protein, with product MMRRGVEMRYDSQQDRWVVVLGNREYGLHCGEYFQLLVGKTNIACRLELDSEWYVIMQDVRLNLKIQETYRVII from the coding sequence ATGATGCGTCGTGGGGTAGAAATGAGATATGATTCTCAACAGGATCGCTGGGTTGTCGTTTTAGGAAATCGTGAGTATGGCCTTCATTGCGGAGAATATTTTCAACTTTTGGTCGGGAAGACCAACATTGCCTGTAGATTAGAGTTGGATAGTGAATGGTATGTTATTATGCAAGATGTACGATTAAATTTAAAAATTCAGGAAACATACCGGGTGATAATTTAA
- a CDS encoding ExeA family protein yields the protein MFESFYGLSNTPFSRDIPTDQLYPSFMLEETLGRLEYAAERQLFAVVTGDCGTGKTTTIRRFSEMLDQARFTVLYLSDSKLTPRHFYKGLLEQLGCESKFYRGDAKRQLHREIELMRGIHRLQPVVVVDEAHLLDREMLEEVRFLLNFKMDAQSPMALILVGQSELWDRLQLQAYAAIRQRIDLQCKLPHYDRAQVGEYMKQHLAYAGAKHDIFSDGAVDEIYRFSSGAARLVNKVCTHCLIYGSQNGHRIIDDHMVKRVIQGELS from the coding sequence GTGTTTGAGTCATTTTATGGACTTAGCAACACACCGTTCTCCCGGGATATCCCCACCGACCAGTTGTACCCATCATTCATGTTAGAGGAAACCCTGGGTAGGCTTGAATATGCAGCAGAGCGCCAACTGTTTGCTGTTGTAACCGGTGATTGCGGTACTGGCAAAACCACAACTATCCGCCGGTTTTCAGAAATGCTGGATCAAGCCAGGTTTACTGTACTGTACCTATCGGACTCCAAATTGACACCCAGGCACTTTTACAAAGGTTTGCTGGAGCAACTGGGGTGTGAATCTAAATTCTATCGCGGCGATGCCAAGCGCCAACTTCATCGTGAGATTGAACTAATGAGAGGTATCCACCGGTTACAACCAGTGGTGGTTGTGGATGAGGCACACCTGTTGGACCGTGAGATGCTGGAAGAAGTACGTTTTCTGTTAAATTTCAAAATGGATGCACAGAGCCCTATGGCACTTATCCTTGTGGGCCAAAGTGAACTATGGGATCGCCTTCAACTCCAAGCCTACGCAGCCATCCGGCAGCGGATTGACTTGCAGTGCAAGCTGCCACATTACGATCGGGCACAGGTCGGAGAATACATGAAACAACACCTGGCTTACGCCGGTGCTAAGCACGATATATTTTCAGACGGTGCAGTGGATGAGATTTACAGGTTTTCTAGTGGGGCAGCCAGGCTTGTCAACAAAGTATGCACCCACTGCCTAATTTATGGTTCACAAAACGGCCATCGAATAATTGACGATCATATGGTCAAGAGAGTGATTCAGGGTGAATTGTCATGA
- a CDS encoding DDE-type integrase/transposase/recombinase yields MKDQKKAEEIAALRVQLLSPLLADGLDPAKARQIKTQICEQMGLSERTLRRYLAQYRKEGFEGLKPKGKGNKQKEDAITPQLLEQAILLRREVPTRSVAQIIQILEWEGLALPGQLKRSTLQEKLAERGYSTRHMRMYADTRVAARRYQKKHRNQLWQSDIKYGPYLPIGPDGAKKQVYLVTFVDDATRFVLHGEFYPTMDKVIVEDCFRQAIQKYGVPEAVYFDNGKQYRTKWMTRACSKLGIRLLFAKPYSAESKGKVERFNRVVDSFLSEVALEKLTSLDRLNELFQIWLCECYQNKSHSALGPKISPETAFRSDQKALRFVEPEILTNAFLHCVERKVDKSGCISFMDRKYEVGISFIGCTVDVVYDPADTTELTIEYEGHAPWKVRQLVIGERSGKAPKLPEHIQPKPADSSRLLTAAEQKNQQRKEQQIPAVSYRTVRKGGESRV; encoded by the coding sequence ATGAAGGATCAGAAAAAAGCCGAAGAGATAGCAGCCCTGCGGGTACAATTGTTATCTCCACTTTTGGCAGACGGACTGGATCCCGCTAAAGCCAGGCAGATTAAAACCCAAATCTGTGAACAGATGGGCTTATCTGAGCGAACATTACGCCGGTATCTGGCACAGTATCGTAAAGAAGGCTTTGAAGGCCTAAAGCCTAAAGGGAAAGGCAATAAACAAAAGGAAGATGCTATTACCCCACAACTTTTAGAACAAGCTATCTTGCTCCGCCGAGAGGTTCCTACCCGCAGCGTTGCACAGATTATTCAAATTTTGGAATGGGAAGGGCTGGCTTTGCCCGGGCAACTTAAACGAAGCACACTGCAAGAGAAGCTGGCTGAACGAGGATACAGCACCCGGCATATGCGAATGTATGCCGACACGAGAGTAGCAGCCAGGCGGTATCAGAAAAAACACCGTAATCAACTATGGCAATCTGATATTAAATATGGCCCTTATCTGCCCATAGGTCCGGATGGAGCCAAGAAACAAGTGTATTTGGTGACATTTGTGGATGATGCTACTCGGTTTGTACTGCACGGGGAATTTTATCCAACAATGGATAAGGTTATTGTGGAGGATTGTTTCCGTCAGGCTATTCAGAAGTATGGTGTTCCGGAGGCAGTATACTTTGACAACGGTAAACAATATCGCACCAAATGGATGACCCGCGCCTGCTCTAAACTAGGAATCCGGCTACTATTTGCTAAGCCTTATTCCGCAGAGTCAAAGGGCAAAGTTGAACGTTTCAATCGCGTTGTGGATTCCTTTCTCAGTGAAGTGGCACTGGAAAAACTCACGTCATTGGACCGGCTCAATGAGTTGTTTCAGATTTGGCTCTGTGAATGCTACCAAAACAAATCCCACTCTGCGCTGGGACCCAAAATAAGCCCGGAAACTGCCTTTCGAAGCGATCAAAAAGCATTACGGTTTGTGGAACCCGAAATCCTCACTAATGCCTTTCTCCACTGTGTAGAACGCAAGGTGGACAAATCTGGCTGCATTAGCTTTATGGACAGAAAATATGAGGTTGGAATCTCCTTCATCGGTTGCACGGTAGATGTCGTGTACGATCCTGCCGACACCACTGAACTTACCATTGAGTATGAGGGCCATGCCCCTTGGAAAGTACGACAGCTAGTGATTGGGGAACGATCTGGGAAGGCGCCGAAATTACCTGAACACATACAGCCAAAACCGGCTGATTCCTCAAGATTACTAACCGCAGCAGAACAAAAGAACCAGCAACGCAAGGAACAACAAATCCCTGCCGTTTCCTACCGGACGGTGCGCAAGGGGGGAGAAAGCCGTGTTTGA
- a CDS encoding DUF6431 domain-containing protein: MAFSVRGAEIVPCPCCGRKLRVIGSRLRKSIKPSGDIIVLNIRRLRCTHCSKIHHELPDFIVPYKRYDADSIETVVSNDSVQTIAADDCTLYRWRNWFQTIANYLIGCLISLSIRNFQVPVDILSVAPQSALQRIGHFVGDAPGWLGRVVRPITNLNLWLHTRSAFLSRNA, encoded by the coding sequence ATGGCGTTTTCTGTTAGGGGTGCGGAAATAGTCCCTTGCCCTTGTTGTGGCAGAAAGTTAAGGGTAATCGGAAGCCGTCTACGCAAATCGATCAAACCATCCGGTGATATTATCGTGTTGAACATTCGTAGATTGCGGTGTACTCATTGTAGTAAGATTCATCATGAACTGCCGGACTTCATAGTACCTTACAAACGGTATGATGCCGACAGCATTGAAACCGTGGTAAGTAATGATTCGGTTCAAACCATCGCTGCGGATGACTGCACTCTGTACCGCTGGAGGAATTGGTTTCAAACGATAGCCAATTACCTGATCGGTTGCTTAATTTCACTTAGCATTCGGAATTTCCAGGTCCCTGTGGATATCCTGTCCGTGGCTCCACAGTCCGCACTCCAACGTATCGGACATTTTGTGGGTGATGCTCCCGGTTGGCTGGGGAGAGTTGTCCGCCCAATCACAAATTTAAATTTATGGTTACATACCCGTTCTGCATTCTTGTCCAGGAATGCCTAA
- a CDS encoding helix-turn-helix domain-containing protein, whose product MTKAELKKVLVVEKLVARQVKVAEVATLLGLSTRQVLRLKKIYLEKGAQGIAHQNRGHKPVHAIPDTIKEHVAELYRSKYYGSNNCHFAELL is encoded by the coding sequence TTGACAAAAGCAGAACTCAAAAAAGTTTTGGTTGTGGAAAAGCTGGTCGCTCGTCAGGTCAAGGTGGCGGAAGTCGCTACTTTGCTTGGATTATCTACCCGACAGGTCTTGCGCCTTAAAAAAATTTACCTGGAGAAAGGAGCTCAAGGCATCGCCCATCAAAACCGAGGACACAAGCCTGTACATGCCATTCCAGATACCATCAAGGAGCATGTGGCTGAATTGTATCGATCCAAGTACTATGGCAGCAACAACTGTCACTTTGCGGAACTGCTTTAA
- a CDS encoding ISNCY family transposase — translation MTLSVSSVRRILLAKGIKQSKQRRRGKVHQPRSRKPQAGMLWQIDASSFAWLEDRGPELMLHGAIDDATGMVVGAVFRPTETQEGYFTVMKQAIQQYGIPLGLYSDRHTIFRSPKETLTLEQELAGETKPLSNFGKAMADLEITHIKALSPQAKGRIERLWQTFQDRLVIELRLLGVSTLEEANRVLPKLIQKHNRKFAVKPQEAESAYRELPGGINLDHVFTVREYRQIGSGQTISYGGKIYTFAEKLPRPFELKTVVEVRKTMQGELLVWHQGHALRLYETEKPKRQQEIKTASPALPRKPAANHPWRRPWNSPSRFSVAQMHNR, via the coding sequence ATCACACTTAGTGTTTCCTCCGTCCGCCGTATTTTGTTGGCGAAAGGTATCAAACAGTCCAAGCAACGACGGCGGGGGAAGGTTCACCAACCGCGCAGCCGAAAACCGCAAGCCGGAATGCTTTGGCAGATCGACGCCAGTTCCTTCGCCTGGCTGGAGGATCGGGGACCTGAGCTCATGCTGCATGGAGCAATTGATGACGCAACCGGCATGGTCGTCGGTGCTGTCTTTCGTCCCACTGAGACGCAGGAAGGCTATTTCACCGTCATGAAACAAGCCATCCAGCAATACGGCATTCCGCTCGGGCTGTACAGCGACCGTCACACTATCTTTCGTTCCCCTAAGGAAACGTTGACACTGGAGCAGGAATTGGCGGGAGAGACCAAGCCGCTGTCGAATTTCGGCAAAGCGATGGCCGATCTGGAAATTACGCACATCAAAGCCCTGTCGCCGCAAGCCAAAGGACGCATTGAACGGCTGTGGCAAACCTTCCAGGATCGCTTGGTTATTGAATTGCGGCTGCTTGGGGTGAGCACACTGGAAGAAGCCAATCGCGTGCTGCCTAAGCTAATTCAAAAGCACAATCGCAAGTTTGCTGTCAAACCTCAAGAGGCGGAATCGGCGTACCGCGAGTTACCCGGGGGAATCAATTTGGATCATGTTTTCACCGTCCGGGAATACCGTCAGATCGGCTCGGGACAGACGATTTCTTATGGCGGCAAGATCTATACCTTCGCCGAAAAACTGCCCCGTCCCTTCGAGCTCAAAACTGTCGTTGAAGTACGGAAAACAATGCAAGGTGAACTGTTAGTATGGCATCAAGGACACGCGCTGCGATTGTATGAAACGGAAAAACCCAAACGACAGCAAGAAATAAAAACAGCGAGTCCTGCGTTGCCACGCAAACCCGCTGCAAATCATCCATGGCGTCGACCATGGAACTCACCAAGCAGGTTTAGCGTAGCACAAATGCATAACCGTTGA
- a CDS encoding nuclease-related domain-containing DEAD/DEAH box helicase, protein MIPPFYDGQRTSDGEKKLFHSLSKLSDDYVILHSLGIAEHREKVFGEIDFVIICSQGILCLEVKGGHVCRQDGYWYFTDRYGKETKKSEGPFRQVFSNMLSLRDHIKKHFGPADPVTCCQFACGVAFPDMPFTQKGPDIIPEVVFDTRNNDAGVEAYIKKVFNYWRTALEEKQGFKGGKLTPAQIGKAESYLRGDFGFVPSLGYILEKTEEKLIELTKEQTQRLAMASENPRILMKGGAGTGKTLLSLEHARRCAHAGKKVLFLCYNNNLCKYLRSNFKRSDPEIQDSVDIFTFHGYISKELRKYDYQPPLPNCEEEIYWTKTLPELFLKLSDEERYQNRYDTLVLDEGQDLLRLEYIMCLDIMIKGGLKKGNWHICYDANQNIYNPELEGGLELINEYSPTLLTLDTNCRNTRPIGLNTTLLTGTIPAKYFRVNGENVVRMPYKDFNDERIQLVKTVKRLIGQGVKPGSIYLLSKHRFENSCLQGNNIFESICGFMNITDLNPHYIVDNCVKFCTVHSFKGLEAPVVILLDVDEFASDKARLINYTAMSRAVSLLYIFYNADSEGEMLDMVGKSSNLILQIEN, encoded by the coding sequence ATGATCCCCCCTTTTTATGACGGGCAAAGAACAAGTGACGGAGAAAAAAAGCTTTTTCATTCTCTGAGCAAACTCAGTGACGATTATGTCATATTACATTCTCTCGGTATTGCGGAGCACCGGGAAAAGGTTTTCGGTGAAATAGATTTCGTTATCATATGCAGTCAGGGCATTCTTTGTCTTGAAGTTAAAGGCGGACATGTGTGCCGACAGGACGGTTATTGGTATTTTACCGACAGATACGGGAAAGAGACAAAAAAAAGCGAAGGACCGTTCCGCCAAGTGTTTTCCAATATGTTGTCACTGCGTGACCATATCAAAAAACACTTCGGCCCCGCCGATCCGGTGACTTGTTGCCAGTTTGCCTGCGGTGTCGCATTTCCGGACATGCCTTTTACTCAAAAGGGCCCCGACATTATACCGGAAGTCGTTTTCGACACCAGAAACAACGATGCCGGTGTGGAGGCCTATATCAAAAAGGTGTTTAATTACTGGAGGACCGCCTTGGAGGAAAAGCAAGGCTTTAAAGGCGGAAAACTGACCCCGGCCCAAATCGGTAAAGCGGAAAGCTATTTGCGGGGCGATTTCGGGTTTGTGCCGTCACTGGGCTATATATTGGAGAAAACCGAAGAAAAATTGATTGAGTTGACAAAAGAACAAACGCAGCGCTTGGCAATGGCATCGGAAAATCCCCGCATTTTAATGAAAGGCGGTGCGGGAACCGGAAAAACGTTACTAAGTCTTGAACACGCCAGAAGATGCGCTCATGCAGGGAAAAAAGTTTTGTTTTTATGCTATAACAATAATTTATGCAAATATCTCCGTTCAAACTTTAAACGCTCTGATCCTGAGATACAGGATTCGGTGGATATATTTACGTTTCACGGCTATATTTCCAAAGAGTTGAGAAAGTATGATTATCAGCCGCCTCTGCCGAATTGTGAGGAAGAAATCTATTGGACAAAGACTCTGCCTGAATTGTTTCTGAAATTGAGTGATGAAGAACGGTATCAAAACCGTTATGATACTTTGGTTCTGGACGAAGGTCAGGATTTGCTCAGGCTTGAATATATCATGTGTTTGGATATTATGATCAAGGGCGGGCTTAAAAAAGGGAATTGGCATATTTGTTACGATGCAAATCAGAACATATACAACCCGGAATTGGAAGGGGGACTGGAATTGATAAACGAGTATAGTCCCACTTTGCTTACGCTCGATACAAATTGCAGAAACACAAGACCGATAGGCCTTAACACCACTCTTTTAACGGGAACGATACCTGCGAAATATTTCAGGGTGAACGGGGAAAATGTTGTTCGGATGCCTTATAAGGATTTTAACGATGAAAGGATTCAATTGGTCAAAACAGTTAAAAGATTGATCGGGCAAGGAGTTAAACCGGGCAGTATATATTTGCTTTCAAAACACAGATTTGAAAATTCATGCCTGCAAGGAAACAATATTTTTGAAAGCATATGCGGGTTCATGAATATAACCGATTTAAACCCGCATTATATAGTGGATAATTGTGTGAAATTCTGTACCGTTCACAGTTTTAAGGGCTTGGAAGCGCCGGTGGTTATTCTGCTTGACGTGGATGAATTCGCAAGTGACAAAGCGAGATTGATAAATTATACCGCCATGTCCAGAGCCGTTTCACTGTTGTACATATTTTATAACGCTGACTCGGAGGGTGAAATGCTCGATATGGTTGGTAAATCAAGTAATCTGATCCTACAGATTGAAAATTGA